The genome window TGTACCAATCCTTTTCCAAAACTTCTTGAACCTAAAACCACTCCTCTATCCAAATCTTGAATTGCACCTGCAACAATTTCTGAAGCTGATGCACTTTTTCCATCAACAATTACAACAATAGGAATTTCTAAATCGATAGGTTCGTTTTTAGTACGATATTCTAAATTGTGTTTTGGATTTTTCGATTTTGTAGTAACAATTAGTTCTCCTTTTGGCACAAAAAGATTACAAATATTTACGGCTTCATGTAATAAACCACCCGGATTTCCTCTTAAATCTAAAATGATTTTTGTAGCGCCTTGTTTTTTTAAATCTAGCAAAGCAGTTTTGGTTTCAAAGCTTGATTTTTCAGTGAATTTACTTAAAACAATGTAGCCTGTATTGTCTTTTAAAAGCGAGAAAAATGGAACCGCTTTTATTTCAACATCATCTAAAATAATAGTAGCGCTTTGTGTTTTTCCTTGACGAAGATATTGAATGTCAATTTTGGTGTTTTTTGCACCACGAAACAATTGCGAAGCATCTTCTTTGTATTCTTTTAGATTGATATCGCCTATTTGAATTACTTCATCGCCCGCTTTTAAGCCAGCTTTGTCAGCAGGAAATCCTTTGTAAATTTCTTTCAAAAATACTTTTCCATCTCTTCTTTGAACCATGGCGCCTATTCCGGTGTATTCGCCAGTATTGTTGATTTTAAATTTTAAAACATCTTGTTCGTTGAAGAAAACCGTGTACGGATCTAATTCTTTCAACATGTTTTTTATGGCGTTATCCATCATTTCACCCGGATTGGTTTCGTCCACGTAATTTTGGTTAACGGTTTTGAAAAGTCCAGTAAAGATTTCAATTTGCTTGGCAATTTCAAAAAAGTCGTTCTTGAAACTAACACCCACAAATAAGAAACCCGCTGCCAGAACAGGAATGATTATTTTTCCTCTGAAATATTTTTTCATGTTGAAGTATTGAATTATACTAGTTTACGAAAGTAAAGAATCTTGAGCAAAAATTAAACCAAAAGTGCAATTTACTTCTGCCTTTCGTTGAATTTTTGAAAAAGTTGGATGGTTTTCTCTTCGATTTCTTGATAAGAAAGTCGCTCTTTCGATTGATAAAAAAACATAAATGCATACGGTTTTTCCAAATGATCAATCAAAAGATGCTTGTTTAAACGATACGTTTCACGCAAAACACGTTTGAAATAATTACGATTGACCGCTTTTTTGAAGTATTTTTTAGAAACGGAAACACCCATTTTAATCAGTTCCGCATTAGGCTCTGTATTTTCAACATAAACCAAACGCAACGGATATTTTGAAACTGATTTCCCTTCCGAAAACAACAAGTCAATTGTGGTTTTGCTTTTTAATTTTTCGTGTTTGGGATAAGTGAATTTCATGAAGCAAAGTTAGAAAACTTTAAATTAAGATGCGTATTTAAGTTTTAATTCTTCTTTTAGAATCACAAATTTGTAAAAAGTGAAGTTGGAAATTCCAAATAAAATTATGGTTAGTGTTCTTAAAATTTCATCAGGAAAATAATATTTGTTGATTAAAAACACGCCGATTTGAATCACAAATAAAATAGCGCTTATGAATAACCAATACAATCGTTTTTTGTCTTGAAAAAGGAAATTGAAAGTTGCCATTCCGCCAATGAAAGAAGTTAAAAAGCCATTTATAACCCATGGATAAAAATCCATTTTCACTTCTTTTTCTATCAAAAGTAACGCATACAAATAGATAAAAAAGAACGGAATGGAAGCCAAAACAATCGCTAACCAATTTTTATTTTCGATACTTTTATAAACGATGATAAAGATTAAAATCCGATAAGCAAGAGAAATGATAGC of Flavobacterium channae contains these proteins:
- the rnpA gene encoding ribonuclease P protein component, producing the protein MKFTYPKHEKLKSKTTIDLLFSEGKSVSKYPLRLVYVENTEPNAELIKMGVSVSKKYFKKAVNRNYFKRVLRETYRLNKHLLIDHLEKPYAFMFFYQSKERLSYQEIEEKTIQLFQKFNERQK
- a CDS encoding S41 family peptidase codes for the protein MKKYFRGKIIIPVLAAGFLFVGVSFKNDFFEIAKQIEIFTGLFKTVNQNYVDETNPGEMMDNAIKNMLKELDPYTVFFNEQDVLKFKINNTGEYTGIGAMVQRRDGKVFLKEIYKGFPADKAGLKAGDEVIQIGDINLKEYKEDASQLFRGAKNTKIDIQYLRQGKTQSATIILDDVEIKAVPFFSLLKDNTGYIVLSKFTEKSSFETKTALLDLKKQGATKIILDLRGNPGGLLHEAVNICNLFVPKGELIVTTKSKNPKHNLEYRTKNEPIDLEIPIVVIVDGKSASASEIVAGAIQDLDRGVVLGSRSFGKGLVQRPLDLSYGTQVKVTISRYYTPSGRCIQALDYSKKDENGKAITKSQDEFNAFKTKAGRTVYDGGGVLPDVQIEETKLANITDAVTKTDAIFNFGTQWYYKNPSLNGIPTVSDADFNAFKAYLKQEKISLDTETNKALKNVLETAKKEKIDSQIANEYKQLELAIERNQELELDKNKNQIKKLIQEDLITRYQYREGLYQFYTKENVEIEKAIALLNNTNQYKSILKK